In Streptococcus respiraculi, one DNA window encodes the following:
- the carB gene encoding carbamoyl-phosphate synthase large subunit, whose protein sequence is MPKRSDIKKIMVIGSGPIIIGQAAEFDYAGTQACLALKEEGYSVVLVNSNPATIMTDKEIADKVYIEPITFEFVSRILRKERPDALLPTLGGQTGLNMAMELSKAGILDELGVELLGTKLSAIAQAEDRDLFKQLMEDLGQPIPESEIVNTVEEAVAFATSIGYPVIVRPAFTLGGTGGGMCASEEELREIAENGLKLSPVTQCLIERSIAGFKEIEYEVMRDSADNALVVCNMENFDPVGIHTGDSIVFAPTQTLSDIENQMLRDASLSIIRALKIEGGCNVQLALDPHSFKYYVIEVNPRVSRSSALASKATGYPIAKLAAKIAVGLTLDEMVNPVTGSTYAMFEPALDYVVAKIPRFPFDKFEKGERRLGTQMKATGEVMAIGRTIEESLLKACRSLEIGVYHTEMKDLADVTDDVLVEKIVKAQDDRLFYVSEALRRGFTVEEIAHLTKIDVFFLDKLVHIIEIEVELANNIGDVDVLKRAKQNGFADRKIAELWQQTPDQVRQFRLGNGIVPVYKMVDTCAAEFESATPYFYSTYEWENESIRSERESVLVLGSGPIRIGQGVEFDYATVHSVKAIQAAGYEAIIMNSNPETVSTDFSVSDKLYFEPLTLEDVLNVIELEQPIGVIVQFGGQTAINLAEPLSRAGVRIIGTQVADLDRAEDRDLFEKALKDLGIPQPPGQTATNEEEAVEAARKIGFPVLVRPSYVLGGRAMEIVENETDLRSYMRTAVKASPEHPVLVDSYIVGRECEVDAISDGKDVLIPGIMEHIERAGVHSGDSMAVYPPQTLSKEIQTTIADYTKRLAIGLNCIGMMNIQFVIKDETVYVIEVNPRASRTVPFLSKVTDVPMAQVATKLILGQTLAELGYEDGLYPESENVHVKAPVFSFTKLAKVDSLLGPEMKSTGEVMGTDRTLEKALYKAFEASHFHLEEFGNVVFTIADETKEEALALAKRFEAIGYGIFATEGTSEFFKANGVESIAVNKLGEDEANDIPALVRKGQVQAIINTVGTKRVAEGDGQIIRSSAIETGTPLFTALDTADAMLKVLESRSFTTNAI, encoded by the coding sequence ATGCCAAAACGTAGTGATATTAAGAAAATTATGGTGATTGGGTCTGGTCCGATTATTATTGGTCAGGCGGCGGAGTTTGATTATGCGGGGACGCAGGCTTGTCTTGCGTTGAAGGAAGAGGGCTATAGTGTGGTCTTGGTTAACTCAAACCCTGCTACGATTATGACGGATAAGGAGATTGCAGATAAGGTTTATATCGAGCCGATTACCTTTGAATTTGTATCTCGTATCTTGCGCAAGGAGCGCCCTGATGCGCTTTTGCCAACCTTGGGTGGTCAGACAGGTCTCAACATGGCCATGGAATTGTCCAAAGCAGGTATCCTTGATGAGCTAGGTGTGGAACTTTTAGGGACAAAATTATCGGCTATTGCTCAGGCGGAAGACCGTGACTTGTTCAAGCAGTTAATGGAAGATTTGGGCCAACCCATTCCAGAATCAGAAATTGTCAATACGGTTGAAGAAGCCGTTGCCTTTGCAACTAGCATCGGCTACCCTGTCATTGTCCGTCCTGCCTTTACCCTTGGGGGAACTGGTGGCGGTATGTGTGCGAGTGAAGAGGAACTCCGTGAGATTGCAGAAAACGGCTTGAAACTCTCTCCAGTAACCCAATGTTTGATTGAGCGTTCAATTGCTGGCTTTAAGGAAATCGAATACGAAGTGATGCGTGATAGTGCAGACAACGCCTTAGTCGTATGTAACATGGAAAACTTTGACCCTGTCGGGATTCATACAGGAGATTCCATTGTATTTGCGCCAACGCAGACCTTATCTGATATTGAGAACCAAATGTTGCGCGATGCTAGCTTGAGTATTATCCGTGCCCTCAAGATTGAGGGAGGTTGTAATGTGCAGCTGGCTCTTGACCCGCACAGCTTTAAATACTATGTCATTGAGGTTAATCCGCGCGTGTCTCGCTCGTCTGCCCTTGCTTCAAAAGCAACAGGTTATCCGATTGCCAAACTCGCAGCTAAGATTGCTGTGGGCTTGACCTTGGATGAGATGGTGAATCCTGTGACAGGTTCGACCTATGCCATGTTTGAGCCTGCCTTGGACTATGTTGTAGCGAAAATCCCACGCTTCCCATTTGATAAATTTGAAAAAGGCGAGCGCCGTTTGGGAACTCAGATGAAGGCGACAGGTGAGGTCATGGCCATTGGTCGCACCATTGAAGAAAGTCTCTTAAAGGCTTGTCGTTCGCTTGAAATCGGTGTCTATCATACAGAAATGAAGGACTTGGCTGATGTGACAGACGATGTCCTTGTTGAAAAGATTGTCAAAGCGCAGGACGATCGTCTCTTCTATGTATCTGAAGCTCTTCGTCGTGGGTTTACGGTGGAAGAAATTGCTCATCTGACGAAGATTGATGTCTTTTTCTTGGATAAACTGGTCCATATCATTGAAATAGAAGTAGAGCTAGCGAACAACATTGGCGATGTCGATGTCTTAAAACGTGCCAAACAAAATGGCTTTGCAGATCGCAAGATTGCAGAATTGTGGCAGCAAACGCCAGATCAAGTTCGCCAATTCCGCTTGGGAAATGGCATTGTTCCAGTCTATAAAATGGTAGATACTTGCGCAGCCGAGTTTGAAAGTGCTACTCCGTATTTCTATTCAACCTATGAATGGGAAAATGAGTCCATTCGCTCAGAAAGAGAATCAGTCCTTGTTTTAGGTTCGGGTCCGATTCGGATTGGTCAAGGGGTCGAGTTTGACTATGCGACGGTCCATTCTGTAAAAGCCATTCAGGCAGCGGGTTATGAAGCGATTATCATGAACTCAAACCCAGAGACGGTGTCTACGGACTTCTCAGTGTCGGACAAGCTCTATTTTGAACCCTTGACCCTCGAAGATGTCTTGAATGTGATTGAGCTGGAGCAGCCAATCGGTGTCATTGTTCAATTTGGTGGGCAAACAGCGATTAACTTGGCAGAACCCTTGTCAAGGGCAGGTGTTCGGATTATCGGTACTCAGGTTGCAGACTTGGACCGTGCAGAAGACCGTGACTTGTTTGAAAAGGCCTTGAAAGATTTAGGAATTCCACAACCGCCAGGGCAAACGGCAACCAATGAAGAAGAAGCAGTTGAAGCAGCCCGCAAGATTGGCTTTCCTGTCCTTGTTCGTCCGTCTTATGTCCTTGGGGGTCGGGCCATGGAAATTGTTGAAAATGAAACAGATTTGCGTAGTTACATGCGGACTGCTGTAAAGGCAAGCCCTGAGCACCCTGTCCTTGTCGATTCTTATATTGTCGGACGTGAGTGTGAGGTCGATGCCATTTCTGACGGTAAAGATGTGCTGATTCCAGGAATTATGGAGCATATTGAACGTGCGGGTGTCCACTCAGGAGACTCTATGGCGGTCTATCCTCCGCAGACCTTATCAAAAGAAATTCAAACAACGATTGCAGATTATACCAAGCGTTTAGCGATTGGGCTTAACTGTATCGGAATGATGAATATTCAATTTGTCATCAAGGATGAAACGGTCTATGTCATCGAGGTCAATCCACGTGCCAGCCGTACCGTGCCATTCTTGTCGAAAGTGACAGATGTCCCAATGGCGCAGGTTGCAACCAAGCTTATCTTGGGTCAAACCTTGGCGGAGTTGGGCTATGAGGACGGCTTGTATCCTGAATCAGAAAATGTCCATGTCAAAGCTCCCGTTTTCTCCTTTACCAAACTAGCTAAGGTTGATAGCCTCTTAGGTCCTGAAATGAAATCAACTGGTGAGGTTATGGGAACAGACAGAACCCTTGAAAAAGCATTGTACAAAGCCTTTGAAGCTAGTCATTTCCACTTGGAAGAATTTGGAAATGTCGTCTTTACAATTGCAGATGAAACTAAGGAAGAGGCTCTTGCGTTAGCCAAACGATTTGAAGCGATTGGCTATGGTATTTTTGCGACAGAAGGAACCAGCGAGTTCTTCAAGGCAAATGGGGTCGAGTCGATTGCGGTTAATAAATTAGGAGAAGATGAGGCTAATGATATTCCTGCTCTAGTCCGTAAAGGTCAAGTACAGGCTATTATCAATACGGTCGGTACCAAACGTGTGGCAGAAGGAGACGGGCAAATCATCCGTAGCTCTGCTATCGAAACAGGCACACCGCTCTTTACCGCCCTTGATACAGCAGATGCTATGCTAAAAGTGCTCGAAAGTCGCAGCTTTACCACTAATGCGATTTAA
- a CDS encoding carbamoyl phosphate synthase small subunit, giving the protein MAKRLLILEDGTIFEGEAFGADIAVTGEIVFNTGMTGYQESITDQSYNGQILTFTYPLVGNYGVNRDDYESIIPTCKGVVVREWARRASNWRNQLTLDEFLKAKKIPGISGIDTRALTKIIRQHGTMRATLADAGDSVEHLSDQLRATVLPTNNIAQVSTKTAYPAPGIGRNIVLVDFGLKHSILRELSKRDCNITVVPFDTTAEEILNLAPDGVMLSNGPGDPDDVPEALEMIRGIQGKIPIFGICMGHQLLAKANGASTYKMKFGHRGFNHAVREIATGRVDFTSQNHGFAVSREDLPDCLMITHEEINDKSVEGVRHRYQPAFSVQFHPDAAPGPHDASYLFDDFMELIDAFQAETGKK; this is encoded by the coding sequence ATGGCAAAACGATTGTTAATTTTAGAAGACGGAACAATTTTTGAAGGCGAAGCCTTTGGAGCAGATATTGCAGTGACAGGCGAGATTGTCTTTAATACAGGGATGACGGGCTACCAAGAGTCCATTACCGACCAATCCTATAATGGGCAAATCTTGACCTTCACCTATCCCTTGGTGGGGAATTACGGGGTCAATCGTGACGACTATGAATCAATTATCCCAACCTGCAAGGGGGTGGTGGTTCGTGAATGGGCACGCCGTGCTAGTAATTGGCGCAACCAGTTGACCTTGGATGAATTTTTAAAAGCTAAGAAAATCCCGGGCATCTCAGGTATTGACACGCGCGCCTTGACGAAGATTATTCGTCAGCACGGTACTATGCGGGCGACCTTGGCAGACGCAGGAGATTCAGTGGAACATCTGTCTGACCAACTGCGGGCAACGGTGCTTCCGACCAACAATATCGCTCAAGTTTCTACCAAGACAGCCTATCCTGCACCGGGTATCGGGCGCAATATCGTCTTGGTCGACTTCGGTCTCAAGCATTCCATTTTACGGGAATTGTCAAAACGAGACTGCAACATCACCGTAGTACCATTTGATACGACCGCAGAGGAGATTTTAAATCTTGCACCAGATGGTGTCATGCTTTCAAACGGTCCTGGAGATCCAGACGATGTGCCAGAGGCTTTAGAGATGATTCGCGGTATTCAAGGGAAGATTCCTATTTTCGGTATCTGTATGGGGCACCAGTTGCTAGCCAAAGCCAACGGGGCTAGTACCTACAAAATGAAATTCGGTCATCGTGGCTTTAACCATGCGGTTCGTGAAATTGCAACAGGTCGTGTAGACTTTACCTCCCAAAACCACGGCTTTGCAGTGTCGCGCGAGGACTTGCCAGACTGCTTGATGATTACCCATGAAGAAATTAACGACAAATCTGTCGAGGGAGTTCGCCACCGTTATCAACCAGCATTTTCAGTCCAATTCCACCCAGATGCAGCGCCTGGTCCACATGATGCCAGCTATTTATTTGATGATTTCATGGAATTGATTGATGCCTTTCAAGCTGAGACAGGTAAGAAATAA
- a CDS encoding aspartate carbamoyltransferase catalytic subunit yields the protein MPIIDEKVSLQHVVTMESLSNEEVMGLIKRGLAFKNGAAVLPQTAYVSNLFFEDSTRTHKSFEMAELRLGLNMIDFDAKTSSVNKGETLYDTILTMSALGVDICVIRHSEVDYYRELIESPTITASIVNGGDGSGQHPSQSLLDLMTIYEEFGRFEGLKIMIAGDLTHSRVAKSNMQILKRLGADLFFAGPSEWYAAEFDTYGQHVALDDIVEEADVLMFLRVQHERHDGNESFSKEEYHRLHGLTQERYRRMKETAIIMHPAPVNRDVEIADDLVEAPQSRIVRQMQNGVFVRMAILEAVLHARANKR from the coding sequence ATGCCAATCATCGATGAAAAAGTGTCGCTCCAGCATGTAGTGACCATGGAAAGTCTGTCTAATGAAGAGGTTATGGGCTTGATCAAGCGAGGACTTGCTTTTAAAAATGGAGCAGCAGTGCTTCCTCAAACGGCCTATGTCTCGAATCTCTTTTTTGAAGATTCGACACGGACCCACAAGTCATTTGAAATGGCGGAGTTGCGTCTAGGTCTTAACATGATTGATTTTGATGCGAAGACCAGCTCGGTCAATAAAGGGGAAACCCTCTATGATACCATTTTGACCATGAGTGCCTTGGGCGTGGATATTTGTGTAATTCGCCATTCGGAAGTCGATTATTACCGAGAATTGATTGAAAGTCCGACTATTACGGCTTCGATTGTCAATGGGGGAGACGGTTCGGGTCAACACCCAAGTCAGTCACTCCTTGACTTGATGACCATTTATGAGGAATTTGGGCGTTTTGAGGGCTTGAAGATTATGATTGCGGGTGACTTGACCCACTCACGTGTGGCCAAGTCCAATATGCAGATTTTAAAACGCTTGGGGGCTGACTTATTCTTTGCAGGTCCAAGTGAATGGTATGCAGCAGAATTTGATACCTACGGTCAGCATGTTGCGTTAGATGACATTGTCGAAGAAGCAGATGTCCTCATGTTCTTGCGGGTGCAGCATGAGCGCCATGATGGAAATGAAAGTTTTTCAAAAGAAGAGTATCACCGCTTGCATGGGCTGACGCAGGAACGCTACCGACGCATGAAAGAGACAGCCATTATCATGCACCCAGCGCCCGTTAATCGTGATGTAGAAATTGCTGATGACTTGGTTGAGGCACCTCAATCACGGATTGTTCGGCAGATGCAAAATGGTGTCTTTGTTCGGATGGCAATTTTAGAAGCAGTATTACATGCAAGAGCCAACAAACGTTAA
- the pyrR gene encoding bifunctional pyr operon transcriptional regulator/uracil phosphoribosyltransferase PyrR has translation MKTKEIVDEMTMKRAITRITYEIIERNKKLDNIVLAGIKTRGVYIAKRIQERLKQLEGIEVPLGELDTKPFRDDMKVEEDTTVMVADVNDRDVILVDDVLYTGRTIRAAIDNIVSLGRPARVSLAVLVDRGHRELPIRADYVGKNIPTSRSEEIIVHMAESDGKDSVLLLDANEAK, from the coding sequence ATGAAAACCAAAGAAATAGTTGATGAAATGACCATGAAACGGGCCATTACACGGATTACCTACGAGATTATCGAGCGGAATAAAAAGTTGGATAATATTGTCCTAGCAGGGATTAAGACTCGCGGTGTTTATATCGCAAAACGCATTCAAGAGCGGTTGAAACAGCTGGAGGGGATTGAGGTGCCGCTGGGAGAGCTCGATACCAAGCCTTTCCGTGATGATATGAAAGTAGAAGAAGATACGACGGTGATGGTAGCAGATGTCAATGACCGTGATGTTATTTTGGTTGATGATGTGCTGTATACAGGTCGGACCATTCGTGCAGCGATTGACAATATCGTCTCTCTTGGTCGTCCTGCTCGGGTTAGCCTTGCAGTTTTGGTTGACCGTGGTCACCGTGAGTTGCCGATTCGGGCAGATTATGTTGGAAAAAATATTCCAACTAGTCGAAGCGAGGAAATCATTGTTCACATGGCTGAGTCAGACGGTAAGGATTCCGTTTTGTTACTCGACGCGAATGAGGCAAAATAA
- a CDS encoding DDE-type integrase/transposase/recombinase, producing the protein MTSIPQNLRYLPHTLDTRYHAVKTYRGGASVAFICRRYKVSKASLMRWNKRFDGTKDSLKDKSHRPHKTHPKAHTEQEIRWIKNCIRRNPNATLIEIFYKLRANKGYDRHPCSLFRLLRKMGFFKAAETKKVAYVPKPYDTPTKLGIKWQMDVKYVPKHCYTGTMPEKFYQYTVIDEASRERFIYPFKEQSSYSTVQFVKMAIKHFRYKPQIIQTDNGFEFTHFKETKQIHPLDVLCKELGMVHKLIRPRTPRHNGKVERSHRNDNRRFYQHLRFYSYDDLIRQMKRYLYTSNRLPMQSLGWKSPIETRKYLQGASSLEIE; encoded by the coding sequence ATGACTAGTATACCACAAAACCTTCGTTATTTGCCACACACGCTCGACACACGTTACCACGCGGTGAAAACGTATCGTGGTGGGGCTTCTGTCGCATTCATCTGCAGGCGGTATAAGGTCTCAAAAGCCTCTCTCATGCGCTGGAATAAGCGATTTGACGGAACCAAGGACTCTCTCAAAGATAAGTCCCACAGACCACACAAAACTCACCCCAAAGCTCATACTGAGCAAGAAATCAGGTGGATTAAAAACTGCATCCGCAGAAATCCAAATGCAACCCTCATCGAGATTTTCTACAAGCTAAGAGCCAACAAGGGATACGACAGACACCCTTGCTCTCTCTTTCGGCTCTTGAGAAAAATGGGATTCTTCAAGGCGGCTGAAACCAAGAAAGTGGCCTATGTTCCTAAACCCTATGATACACCCACGAAATTAGGAATCAAGTGGCAAATGGACGTGAAGTACGTCCCTAAGCACTGTTACACTGGCACGATGCCTGAAAAATTTTACCAGTACACTGTCATTGACGAAGCAAGCAGAGAGCGATTTATCTATCCCTTCAAGGAACAGTCCTCTTACTCCACTGTCCAGTTTGTCAAAATGGCCATCAAACACTTTCGCTACAAGCCACAAATTATTCAGACCGACAATGGATTTGAGTTTACTCACTTCAAGGAAACCAAGCAGATTCACCCCTTGGATGTGCTTTGTAAAGAGCTGGGCATGGTGCACAAGCTCATTCGACCGCGAACACCTAGACACAACGGCAAAGTGGAACGCAGCCACAGAAACGATAACAGACGCTTTTACCAACACTTGCGATTCTACTCCTACGATGACCTCATCAGGCAGATGAAACGATACCTCTACACCTCTAACAGACTCCCCATGCAGAGCCTAGGTTGGAAATCCCCTATTGAAACAAGAAAATATCTCCAAGGAGCTAGCTCCTTGGAGATAGAATAG
- a CDS encoding Pr6Pr family membrane protein: MKYQSKLFYSRCLLAVLAIIGTTLEIVKHSIGMLMYYTVQSNLLVSLFSVYMVYAMYQKKDLQRQSFLRLKAAVTMSIMITCVIYHFMLAPLATDFWRVENLLCHYIVPLYFLLDTLFVDKQGQYKWFDPIWWTALPVAYLAFALINGLVIKLPIPDAKDSPFAYFFLNVPKYGWHYVLTYAATIFIAYLLAGYGLLLVKAINTRQKSKSDVVNSSCFNSPGDC; the protein is encoded by the coding sequence TTGAAGTATCAAAGTAAATTGTTTTATTCGCGCTGTTTGTTGGCTGTACTTGCCATCATCGGAACGACTCTTGAAATCGTTAAGCATAGTATCGGTATGTTGATGTACTATACGGTTCAATCGAATCTATTAGTCTCGCTTTTTTCAGTCTATATGGTCTATGCCATGTATCAGAAGAAAGACTTGCAGCGCCAGAGTTTTCTGCGGTTGAAAGCAGCTGTAACCATGTCGATTATGATTACCTGTGTTATTTACCATTTTATGCTGGCGCCTTTAGCGACAGATTTTTGGCGGGTGGAAAATCTTCTCTGCCACTATATTGTACCTCTTTATTTTCTATTGGATACCTTATTTGTGGACAAGCAAGGTCAGTACAAGTGGTTTGACCCTATTTGGTGGACTGCTTTACCTGTTGCCTACTTGGCCTTTGCTCTCATCAATGGTCTTGTTATCAAGCTACCGATTCCTGATGCCAAAGACAGTCCTTTTGCCTATTTCTTCTTAAATGTACCCAAGTATGGCTGGCATTATGTCTTGACCTATGCAGCTACTATTTTTATCGCTTATCTGCTAGCAGGATATGGACTGCTCCTAGTCAAAGCGATTAATACTCGTCAGAAATCAAAGTCTGACGTCGTTAACTCATCTTGCTTCAACAGTCCGGGGGACTGTTGA
- a CDS encoding zinc ribbon domain-containing protein YjdM: METLPNCPKCQSEYVYEDGVLLICPECAYEWNPAEVAEEEGVVAIDANGNRLADGDTVTLIKDLKVKGAPKDLKQGTRVKNIRIVEGDHNIDCKIDGFGAMKLKSEFVKKI, from the coding sequence ATGGAAACTTTACCAAATTGCCCAAAATGTCAGTCAGAATATGTCTATGAAGACGGAGTATTGCTCATCTGTCCAGAATGCGCCTACGAATGGAATCCAGCAGAAGTCGCAGAAGAAGAAGGTGTGGTAGCAATCGACGCCAACGGAAATCGCTTGGCAGACGGTGATACAGTGACCCTCATCAAGGATTTGAAGGTCAAGGGTGCGCCTAAAGATTTGAAACAAGGTACGCGTGTGAAAAACATCCGTATCGTTGAAGGTGACCACAACATCGATTGTAAGATTGACGGTTTTGGTGCCATGAAATTAAAATCAGAATTTGTGAAGAAAATCTAA
- a CDS encoding RluA family pseudouridine synthase: MEVRVETGGMRLDKALADFTPLSRSVANEQIKAGLVLVNGQAKKAKYTVQHGDCIQYEIPEVEEVDYVAEDIPLEIVYEDMDVAVVNKPQDMVVHPSAGHTSGTLVNALLYHVKDLSGINGVMRPGIVHRIDKDTSGLLMIAKHDEAHQKLAEELKAKKSLRKYIAIVHGNLPNDRGVIEAPIGRSDKDRKKQAVTAKGKEALTRFQVLERFGDYTLVELTLETGRTHQIRVHMAYIGHPVAGDEVYGPRKTLKGHGQFLHAKTLGFTHPRTGEVVTFTAEAPAIFRETLDKLRNTNLL, encoded by the coding sequence ATGGAAGTAAGAGTTGAAACAGGCGGAATGCGTCTTGATAAGGCCTTGGCGGATTTTACCCCTCTATCGCGCTCGGTAGCTAATGAGCAAATCAAGGCTGGTCTGGTCCTTGTCAATGGTCAGGCAAAAAAAGCCAAATATACTGTTCAGCATGGGGATTGTATCCAGTACGAAATTCCAGAGGTGGAAGAAGTTGACTATGTAGCAGAAGACATTCCCCTTGAGATTGTCTACGAGGATATGGACGTGGCGGTTGTCAATAAGCCACAAGACATGGTCGTTCATCCGTCGGCGGGTCATACTTCAGGTACCTTGGTTAATGCGCTTTTGTACCACGTCAAGGATTTGTCGGGTATCAATGGGGTCATGCGGCCTGGGATTGTTCACAGGATTGACAAGGATACATCAGGGCTGTTAATGATTGCCAAACACGATGAAGCCCACCAGAAATTAGCAGAGGAACTAAAAGCCAAGAAATCCTTACGGAAATACATTGCCATTGTCCATGGCAATCTGCCAAATGACCGTGGTGTGATTGAAGCGCCAATTGGTCGTTCTGACAAGGATCGTAAGAAGCAGGCGGTAACCGCTAAGGGAAAAGAAGCTCTCACCCGCTTTCAGGTCTTGGAGCGCTTCGGAGATTATACTCTGGTTGAATTAACTCTTGAAACAGGGCGGACACATCAGATTCGTGTTCACATGGCTTATATCGGTCACCCCGTAGCGGGTGACGAGGTATACGGACCGCGGAAAACCTTGAAAGGGCACGGTCAGTTTTTACATGCCAAGACCCTCGGTTTTACCCACCCTCGGACAGGAGAGGTCGTGACCTTTACGGCAGAAGCCCCAGCTATTTTCCGTGAAACCCTCGACAAGCTCAGAAACACGAATTTGTTGTAA
- the lspA gene encoding signal peptidase II, with amino-acid sequence MRKIGFPLGIVGLIALDQWVKAWTVATIALNEQRAFIPGLVNFYYLRNYGAAYSILQNQQWFFTIVTLVVMTAAIWYFIKHIKGSLRLLSSLALVIAGGIGNFIDRVRLGYVVDMFHLDFIDFPVFNVADMCLTVGVMALFIYIMKEEKNGSKS; translated from the coding sequence ATGAGAAAAATTGGATTTCCACTAGGAATTGTGGGCTTGATTGCCTTAGATCAATGGGTCAAGGCTTGGACAGTAGCCACTATCGCCTTGAATGAACAGCGGGCTTTTATTCCTGGATTGGTCAACTTTTATTACTTGCGTAATTATGGCGCAGCCTACTCTATTCTCCAGAATCAGCAGTGGTTCTTTACCATCGTGACCTTGGTTGTGATGACGGCTGCTATTTGGTATTTTATCAAGCATATCAAGGGGAGTTTGCGGCTCTTGTCTAGCCTTGCGCTTGTGATTGCGGGGGGGATTGGGAATTTTATCGACCGTGTTCGTTTGGGCTACGTTGTGGATATGTTTCATCTTGATTTTATCGATTTTCCAGTTTTTAATGTCGCAGACATGTGCTTGACAGTCGGTGTGATGGCTTTATTTATCTACATTATGAAAGAAGAGAAAAATGGAAGTAAGAGTTGA